The following is a genomic window from Onychomys torridus chromosome 13, mOncTor1.1, whole genome shotgun sequence.
AGGCCCAGATCCTTAGTATAGGGGGTTGGGCATGGTggaggacagaaaaagaaaggaatgcttCTGTTAGGCTGGGATTAGAGATCCCAGTtaacacatatctgtaatcccagccagctgccaggaggcagaggtaggcctgGTCTAAATAGTTTCCAGCCTGcccagtgctacacagtgagaccgtcctttattgtttctgtttttcaagacagggtttctctatgtagcctaggctgtcctagaactcgctctgtagaccaggccggcctcaaactctaagatatgtctgcctctgcctctggaatgccgggattaaaggcatgcctcacCACTACCCTCCCCgtgtgagactttgtcttaaacaACAAGAAGTAtccagctattggtgaaattaaggccactccacgtagttaaaagggaggtttattttgtggggtaacttacaaatgaaggggtaggttgcagggtctggcaaaggtataacgtagtccggcggtgttctctggagaactctgctccgtctacctccagcgtccagcgtccggGCACCAAGCGCCAGACCTCTTcccatccttggtcttctgcttcctcctctgccctgccttgtgggcgtgaccattaccgaagcctcaatgggggttggaacttccaggccaatgctgggatggctatccactacacccagCAGTGGTGGAACgtgtctttaatcctaacacttgagaggcagaggtaggcagatctctgagttcaaggttagcctggtctacagaatgagttccaggtcacagggctgttacacagagaaaccgtgtctcagcacacacacacacacacacacacacacacacacaaaaccaaccccAAAACGAAGGGCTGGGCATGTAGTTCAGCTTGGGGCGTGCTTGCCTGCTAgcattcacttcccagcaccacagacagaCATATGTACAGATAAATGGAAGAACACCCCTGCATACGCGTTAATGGCAGAACTGCTGAGTGCACGTGCTGGGCCGGGCCTTGGTAAGGGAAGGATAACGCACAGAGCATAGTCCAGTGTGGAGGCCAGGGTCAAGTATTTGAGGCCGCAGAGAAATGCTAGCTAGCCTGTTGTGAGCACTGACCACATGCCAAGGTAGCCAGGCCCTTTAGAAGCATCTTCTCATTTCATTCTTGCCCCAAGTGGAAACTCTACTACCTTCGTTTTATGGATTAGGAAATAGAGGGTCATAGGGAGGCTGGGTAGACTtgctgaggaagacagagagctgggaatcaaacctgctTTTTGTCACTCCTTGAGCATGGGGACGCCCTGGTGACCACCGTATTCCCGGGGGTCGGGTTCCAGGGTGCGGTGCGGTGCGGTGCGGGAGAGGCCTTCACTGACTGCTGATAAGCCAGTCACTGACCCCACCTGACCATttgctcttcctgtctgtctctgcagAAGCTGCTGATGGGAGCTCCACTCTGGGAGGGGGTGCTGGCACCATGGGCCTGAGCGCTCGCTACGGACCCCAGTTCACCCTGCAGCACGTTCCTGACTACCGCCAGAATGTGTACATCCCTGGTAGCAATGCCACCCTGGCCAACGCGGCTGGCAAACGAGACAGCAAGGCCCCAGCAGGCGGGAACGGCAACAAGAAGAAGTCgggcaagaaagagaagaagtaAAATGGAGGCCGGGCCTTGAGCACAGGGCAGCCTCCCACCccagccagccagtccagctTGTCCTTACTTGTACCCAGGCCTCAACATTTCAGGGCTCACCCCAGGATACTGGTAGGAGCCAAGGCCATGCTCCCCGTTGGGAAACAAACAAGTGCCCAAGTCAACACCCCCTTCTCTGTGCCCTAGGGGTTGAATATGCAAACAGTTCTGCTGGGAACCCCCATCCAATCAGTGATTGTGCCCACGTGGGTAGCAGGGTCAGTGTGGACACAAAAAGCCCACGCCACACTCCCTCAGTTACAGATGAACTCCTCCTCGGCCTTCCCACTCAGTCaggctcctccctctcctgcctccctctcccccaccccacccactccttCAGTCCCTCTCTCGAGCAAGGTGATTGGGCTGTTGAGGGAGGGGACAGGTGACCTCAGCAGGCTCCTAGTTCTGAAAGAGTTGGGAGACGATTACAACCTTCTGGCCTCTCCTCCGGTTCagatccccgcccccccccccccccccccccccgtgtccgtcccccccccccccaaagcatgGTTTGGTACCAGTCTGCCCATTTCCTTCTAGAGCCTGAGACCAACGCTTACGTTTCGGGGGACCCAGTCACCATCCCCCTGGTACTGATGCTTGCTGGATTTGGGGAAGGCATTTTGCTACCAAGTCTCTCTTCAATGCCTGGGGAccagtcttttgtttttcattgtttgatGTTCCCTCTGCATGCTGTGACTTCCCCTACTTCTGAAAGAAGAGACTCCTTTGCATGTCTGGAGACAGTAggggtggtaagctaaagggaaGTTGAGTGTATACCGGTGGAGAGGGGCAGTGGATACAACAGCCAGGTCACAGGGTCTTGCAGGGGCCTCTGTATGTACCCAGGGTACTGGCCTAAACCCCCAATTCTAGCCATAGACAAACACCAGGCCAGACCCTTCCACCTTGGGTCAGCCTGAGCGGCTTGGGCTGAGCCACCAGCACCAAGGGATTCAAGCTGGCATTTCAGTCTAAGAAGGCCTCTCAGTGGATAGGACCAGAGAGGAAAGCGgggcctctgtgggtgctgggtactccAGAGGTGCCCCTGGTGAAAGGGTCCGTGGTCCTAGCAGGAAAGGAGGCCAGGCAACGCCATTTGGGGCCCCTGGGTTGAGTCAAGGAGGGAGAACAAGGGACCAAGCGGCCATAAAGTCTCAGCCAAT
Proteins encoded in this region:
- the LOC118594666 gene encoding protocadherin gamma-A4 isoform X20, encoding MQAPPNTDWRFSQAQRPGTSGSQNGDETGTWPNNQFDTEMLQAMILASASEAADGSSTLGGGAGTMGLSARYGPQFTLQHVPDYRQNVYIPGSNATLANAAGKRDSKAPAGGNGNKKKSGKKEKK